In one window of Photorhabdus laumondii subsp. laumondii DNA:
- a CDS encoding phage neck terminator protein, with translation MVTISVTQDDITTALRGFLMALIPRRSVILSQINRSPMSDGDFIVMTPLNSTGLSTSVVIYNAPTAAGMGKSLITRTTRWTCQIDCYGQFAHEDAHIIATTVRTEYAIELFKRSGIDMAPLYASDPIQTTMINGEQQYESRWTFEFTAQINPVVTTEQLFFDSITLNTKTVESIHGNSNQ, from the coding sequence GTGGTGACGATAAGTGTAACGCAAGACGATATAACAACCGCATTACGCGGTTTTTTAATGGCCTTAATACCCAGGCGTAGCGTTATTTTGTCTCAGATAAATCGCTCACCGATGTCAGATGGCGATTTTATTGTTATGACACCATTGAACAGCACGGGTTTATCAACAAGTGTAGTGATCTATAACGCACCAACAGCGGCAGGTATGGGAAAAAGTCTAATCACTCGGACGACACGCTGGACATGTCAAATTGACTGTTACGGTCAGTTCGCTCATGAGGATGCTCACATTATTGCAACGACGGTGCGCACTGAATATGCGATTGAGCTATTCAAGAGATCAGGTATCGATATGGCACCACTTTATGCCAGCGACCCGATTCAGACGACGATGATTAATGGTGAACAGCAATATGAGTCGCGTTGGACATTTGAATTTACTGCTCAAATCAACCCTGTTGTGACAACAGAACAACTATTTTTTGACAGTATTACGCTGAACACTAAAACAGTGGAGTCTATTCATGGCAATTCCAATCAGTAA